One window of Mesorhizobium loti R88b genomic DNA carries:
- a CDS encoding ShlB/FhaC/HecB family hemolysin secretion/activation protein gives MAASAYLSVQASAFAQTASQITPPSFRPPSQANTAGVSIPEGSGLEAPAGAEKLKVKLGDVSVEGGLPEMAEATRKIVAGLAHRTVTAAEIFAAARALETAYGRAGYALVRVVLPAQKLNDGARLRLVVIDGYLERIDTSNLPERIRGRVEATLSPLVGQKSIKLSAIERKLLLAGDTPGARLRSTLQAGTVKGASVLVIDGKYRPLGGQVTVDNSLSPSLQRWSTGVGVDFNSLLGLGELIYVRAGGYPNGGENGVFTDGPRNRNYAAGIVLPIGYDGLTLNLEATRTRANPTAEPGTLGFGSEFERYSARLRYPWIRSRELTISSELSFDAQNDFLNAVTPISLPIAEDRLRIIRFGTDATWFTPLGGVFAGNVVASFGIDGLGARSAADATPLLPLSRQGADADFQKLEVQASYSQPLATHLGLDLYARAQTSFGKPLLQSEQIGLVGANGLSSFDAGALQGDSGYVVRGEVSSPWYVPFAGGIVSLSPYVFGAVGQVHLEMPTALETADIVGASYGLGLKVGTALAGDATNASLTLEWGRQHRDDHVPISDRFSLSGAIQF, from the coding sequence TTGGCTGCCTCGGCATACCTGTCGGTTCAGGCGAGTGCGTTCGCCCAGACCGCCAGCCAGATCACGCCGCCAAGCTTCCGGCCGCCGTCGCAAGCCAACACAGCAGGCGTCTCCATCCCCGAAGGTTCGGGCCTCGAGGCGCCGGCGGGCGCCGAAAAGCTCAAGGTCAAGCTCGGGGATGTCAGTGTCGAAGGTGGCCTGCCCGAGATGGCCGAGGCGACGCGCAAGATCGTCGCTGGCCTTGCCCATCGCACGGTTACGGCGGCGGAGATCTTTGCCGCCGCGCGAGCGCTGGAGACCGCATATGGCCGCGCCGGCTACGCGCTGGTTCGGGTCGTGCTGCCGGCGCAGAAGCTCAATGACGGTGCACGGCTCAGGCTCGTCGTCATCGATGGTTATCTGGAACGGATCGACACCAGCAACCTGCCCGAGCGCATACGCGGACGGGTCGAGGCAACGCTTTCGCCGCTTGTCGGGCAAAAAAGCATCAAGCTGTCGGCGATCGAGCGCAAACTGCTTTTGGCTGGCGACACACCAGGCGCCAGGCTGCGTTCGACCTTGCAGGCCGGGACGGTGAAGGGCGCCAGCGTGCTGGTCATCGACGGCAAGTATCGCCCGCTGGGCGGCCAGGTGACCGTGGACAACTCGCTGTCGCCGTCGCTGCAGCGCTGGTCGACAGGCGTCGGCGTCGACTTCAACTCACTGCTCGGCCTGGGCGAACTCATTTATGTGCGCGCTGGGGGCTATCCCAATGGTGGCGAAAATGGCGTTTTCACCGACGGTCCACGCAACCGCAACTATGCCGCCGGCATCGTCCTGCCGATCGGCTATGACGGGCTGACGCTCAATCTGGAGGCCACCCGCACGCGGGCCAACCCGACCGCAGAGCCCGGCACGCTCGGTTTTGGCAGTGAATTCGAGCGTTATTCGGCCAGGCTTCGCTATCCCTGGATCCGCAGCCGCGAACTGACCATCAGCAGCGAACTCTCTTTCGACGCGCAGAACGATTTTCTCAATGCGGTGACGCCAATCTCGCTGCCGATCGCCGAGGATCGGCTCAGGATCATCAGGTTCGGCACGGACGCCACCTGGTTCACGCCGCTCGGCGGGGTCTTCGCCGGCAATGTCGTGGCCTCGTTCGGCATTGACGGGCTCGGTGCGCGCTCCGCCGCCGACGCCACGCCGCTGCTGCCGCTGTCACGCCAGGGAGCGGACGCCGACTTCCAGAAGCTGGAGGTCCAGGCCAGTTACAGCCAGCCGCTGGCCACCCATCTCGGTCTCGATCTCTATGCCCGCGCACAGACCTCGTTCGGCAAGCCGCTGCTGCAGTCGGAGCAGATCGGCCTGGTCGGCGCCAACGGCCTGTCGAGCTTCGACGCTGGCGCGCTACAAGGTGATTCCGGCTATGTGGTGCGCGGCGAGGTGTCCTCGCCTTGGTACGTGCCGTTCGCGGGCGGCATCGTTTCGCTGTCGCCCTATGTGTTCGGTGCCGTCGGCCAGGTCCATCTCGAAATGCCGACCGCGCTCGAGACGGCCGACATCGTCGGAGCATCATACGGGCTTGGCCTGAAAGTCGGCACCGCCCTTGCGGGTGACGCAACCAATGCCAGCCTGACGCTGGAATGGGGCCGCCAGCATCGCGACGATCATGTCCCGATCAGCGACCGCTTTTCGCTGTCCGGCGCCATCCAGTTCTAG
- a CDS encoding RNA polymerase sigma factor translates to MTELAWISSAISAARPQAMGALLRYFRNLDTAEEAFQDACLRALKNWPQNGPPRDPAAWLIFVGRNSGIDAVRKRAKQAPMPEEDQISDLEDAESDIAERLDGAHYRDDILRLLFICCHPDLPATQQIAVALRIVSGLTVKQIARAFLVGESAMEQRITRAKARIADAGVPFETPGAVERSERLAAVAAMVYLIFNEGYSTNSGEAPARAPLCEEAIRLARLLLRLFQTEPEIMGLTALLLLQHARAPARFDEDGEIVLLEDQDRGLWSRKMIDEGLALVDKALRHRKPGPYQVQAAIAALHARADKAEDTDWVEIDLLYRLLEQMQPSPVITLNRAVAVSKVRGPAEALAMIEPLEERLAGYFHFFGLKGGLLMQLDRGEEARIAFDRAIALANTAAEAAHIRMHIDRLMKDGAVRAPVKKAN, encoded by the coding sequence ATGACCGAACTTGCCTGGATCAGCTCGGCGATCAGTGCTGCCCGTCCGCAGGCGATGGGTGCGCTGCTGCGCTATTTCCGCAATCTCGATACAGCGGAGGAAGCTTTCCAGGACGCGTGCCTGAGGGCGCTGAAGAACTGGCCGCAGAACGGGCCGCCGCGCGATCCGGCGGCCTGGCTGATCTTTGTCGGCCGCAACAGCGGCATCGACGCGGTGCGCAAGCGCGCCAAGCAGGCGCCGATGCCGGAAGAGGACCAGATTTCGGATCTGGAAGATGCCGAGAGCGACATCGCCGAACGGCTGGACGGCGCGCATTACCGCGACGATATCTTGCGGCTTTTGTTCATCTGCTGCCATCCCGATCTGCCGGCAACGCAGCAGATCGCTGTGGCGCTGCGCATCGTCTCGGGTCTCACCGTCAAGCAGATCGCGCGTGCCTTCCTGGTTGGCGAAAGCGCCATGGAACAGCGTATCACCCGCGCCAAGGCGCGCATCGCCGATGCCGGCGTGCCGTTCGAGACACCTGGCGCTGTCGAGCGGTCGGAGCGGCTCGCGGCGGTCGCGGCCATGGTCTACCTGATCTTCAACGAAGGTTATTCGACCAACAGCGGCGAGGCCCCGGCGCGCGCGCCGCTGTGCGAAGAGGCGATCCGGCTGGCACGCCTGCTGCTGCGGCTGTTCCAGACCGAACCGGAAATCATGGGGCTAACGGCGTTGCTGCTGCTTCAGCACGCGCGCGCCCCGGCGCGTTTCGACGAAGACGGCGAGATCGTGCTGCTCGAGGACCAGGACCGCGGCCTGTGGAGCCGCAAGATGATCGACGAGGGACTGGCACTGGTCGACAAGGCCTTGCGTCATCGCAAGCCCGGCCCCTATCAGGTGCAGGCGGCGATTGCCGCGCTGCATGCGCGGGCCGACAAGGCCGAGGATACCGACTGGGTGGAGATCGACCTGCTCTACCGCTTGCTCGAGCAGATGCAGCCCTCGCCGGTCATCACGCTCAACCGGGCGGTTGCGGTCTCCAAGGTGCGCGGACCGGCAGAGGCGCTCGCCATGATCGAGCCGTTGGAAGAAAGGCTTGCCGGCTATTTCCACTTCTTCGGCCTCAAGGGCGGGCTGCTGATGCAGCTCGACCGGGGCGAGGAGGCGCGTATCGCCTTCGACCGCGCCATCGCGCTGGCCAATACGGCGGCTGAGGCAGCTCATATCCGCATGCATATCGACCGGCTGATGAAGGACGGCGCCGTACGCGCGCCGGTGAAAAAGGCGAACTGA
- the amaB gene encoding L-piperidine-6-carboxylate dehydrogenase, whose protein sequence is MTISKETAELLAKLGVAKDALVGGDLIVRSPVTGEQIAALKTISPADAAKTIDAAHKAFQSWRMVPGPRRGELVRLLGEELRLHKAELGRLVSIEVGKIPSEGLGEVQEMIDICDFAVGLSRQLYGLTIATERPGHRMMETWHPLGVVGVISAFNFPVAVWSWNAALALVCGDAVVWKPSEKTPLTALACEAIFKRAVKRFGTDAPAGLAPVLIGDRAVGEILVDHPKVPLVSATGSTRMGRDVGPRLAKRFARAVLELGGNNAGIVCPTADLDMALRAIAFGAMGTAGQRCTTLRRLFVHDSVYDALVPRLKKAYESVSVGNPLETSSLVGPLIDKAAYDAMQKALKEAGSHGGKVTGGTRVENGHPDAYYVHPALVEMPKQVSPVTEETFAPILYVMKYSDFDAVLDEHNAVGAGLSSSIFTRDLQESERFLGVDGSDCGIANVNIGTSGAEIGGAFGGEKETGGGRESGSDAWKAYMRRATNTVNYSKALPLAQGVSFDID, encoded by the coding sequence ATGACCATATCGAAGGAAACGGCCGAGCTGCTGGCGAAACTGGGCGTGGCCAAGGACGCGCTTGTCGGTGGCGACCTCATCGTGCGCAGCCCGGTGACGGGAGAGCAGATCGCGGCGCTGAAGACAATCTCGCCGGCCGATGCGGCCAAGACCATCGATGCCGCCCACAAGGCGTTCCAGTCCTGGCGGATGGTGCCGGGTCCCCGGCGCGGCGAGCTGGTGCGGCTGCTCGGCGAGGAACTGCGCCTCCACAAGGCCGAGCTTGGCCGGCTGGTATCGATCGAGGTCGGCAAGATTCCGTCCGAGGGACTGGGCGAAGTGCAGGAAATGATCGACATCTGCGACTTTGCCGTCGGTCTCTCCCGGCAATTGTACGGCTTGACCATTGCCACCGAGCGTCCGGGCCATCGCATGATGGAGACCTGGCATCCGCTGGGCGTGGTCGGCGTCATTTCGGCCTTCAACTTCCCGGTCGCGGTGTGGTCGTGGAATGCGGCGCTGGCGCTGGTCTGCGGCGACGCCGTGGTGTGGAAGCCGTCGGAGAAGACGCCGCTGACAGCACTTGCCTGCGAGGCGATCTTCAAGCGCGCGGTCAAGCGCTTCGGCACAGACGCGCCGGCAGGCTTGGCGCCGGTGCTGATCGGCGACCGTGCCGTCGGCGAGATCCTGGTCGATCACCCGAAGGTGCCGCTGGTGTCGGCCACCGGCTCGACCCGCATGGGCCGGGATGTCGGCCCGCGCCTGGCCAAGCGCTTTGCCCGCGCAGTGCTGGAGCTCGGCGGCAACAATGCCGGCATCGTCTGCCCGACCGCCGATCTTGATATGGCTTTGCGCGCCATTGCCTTTGGAGCGATGGGCACGGCAGGCCAGCGCTGCACGACGCTGCGGCGCTTGTTCGTGCATGACAGCGTCTATGACGCCTTGGTTCCACGTCTCAAGAAGGCTTACGAAAGCGTCTCGGTCGGCAATCCGCTGGAGACTTCGTCGCTGGTCGGCCCGCTGATCGACAAGGCAGCCTATGACGCCATGCAGAAAGCGCTGAAGGAGGCGGGTTCGCATGGCGGCAAGGTGACCGGCGGCACGCGGGTCGAGAACGGCCATCCGGATGCCTATTACGTGCATCCCGCGCTGGTCGAAATGCCAAAGCAGGTCTCGCCGGTGACGGAAGAGACCTTCGCGCCGATTCTCTATGTGATGAAATATTCTGATTTCGACGCCGTGCTCGACGAGCACAATGCTGTCGGCGCCGGGCTTTCCTCGTCGATCTTCACCCGCGATCTGCAAGAATCCGAGCGGTTCCTCGGCGTTGATGGATCGGATTGCGGCATCGCCAATGTCAATATCGGCACGTCGGGAGCCGAGATCGGCGGTGCCTTCGGCGGCGAAAAGGAAACCGGCGGCGGCCGCGAAAGCGGCTCCGATGCGTGGAAGGCCTATATGCGCCGCGCCACCAACACGGTGAACTATTCCAAGGCGTTGCCGCTTGCCCAGGGCGTGTCGTTCGACATCGATTGA
- a CDS encoding YciI family protein, with protein MLYAILCYASEDVVSSWSKAQDDEVMANLLNVQDKYAKAGRLGPVARLLPTTAATTLRKVKGESVVIDGPFAETKEQFLGFYTLECADLDEAVEFARELSEVNPSGGSYEIRPVSIFNPTKVAV; from the coding sequence ATGCTCTACGCCATCCTCTGCTATGCCTCCGAAGACGTCGTCAGCTCGTGGAGCAAGGCGCAGGACGACGAAGTCATGGCCAATCTCCTCAATGTCCAGGACAAGTACGCCAAGGCCGGTCGGCTTGGCCCCGTGGCGCGACTTTTGCCGACGACGGCGGCGACGACGCTTAGGAAGGTCAAGGGCGAATCGGTGGTCATCGATGGTCCGTTCGCCGAAACCAAGGAGCAGTTCCTCGGCTTCTACACGCTCGAATGTGCGGATCTCGACGAGGCCGTCGAATTCGCTCGTGAGCTTTCCGAGGTCAACCCGAGCGGCGGCTCCTATGAAATCCGGCCGGTCTCGATCTTCAATCCCACCAAGGTAGCGGTATGA
- a CDS encoding circularly permuted type 2 ATP-grasp protein, with product MAKGNHKRIRGKPQIHSLLEHYQPIDGVVDEMVDAAGNPRPVWKHFIEALDELGAEKLGQRFARADQYLRDAGVYYRVYDKAGANEREWPLAHVPLLIEDAEWAAISAGLVQRAELFEETVADIYGPNRLVEKGILPAGLIAASPEYLRPVVGTIPANGHFLHFCAFELGRGPDGQWWVLGDRTQAPSGAGFALENRVATTRALSDIYGEMHVHRLAGFFRRFRDALIGMATDGRVAILTPGPLNETYYEHAYIARYLGIMLLEGEDLTVSGGRLMVRTVSGLMPISVLWRRLDAAFADPLELRSDSQIGTPGLVEAIRQGAVATVNALGSGLMETRALLAFLPKIVRELRGEELLLPSVATWWCGQEAERAHVLANIDRMVIGPALSTRLAFEDDGQTTLGSALSAGERAELVARIERDGGAFVGQEAVTLSTTPVFVGGWLEPRPASLRVYLARTPEGWTVMPGGFARVGLSLDPTAIAMQRGGQAADVWVVSDRPVERETLLPQEGDSFSRTRPGSLPSRAAENLTWLGRYIERSEDTVRILRAYHVRLAETSDPDMPLLADIRDYLEPFGIDVETAIPSGLIGTLDSAVYSAGQIRDRFSPDGWLALKDLSKTIHQFATTVAPGDDATRAMTVILRKLAGFSGLLHENMYRFAGWRFLEIGRRLERGIQIARTLSRLTRAKAPDGALDMMLEIGDSVMTHRRQYPVQAGRRTVIDLLALDPLNPRSILFQLERLKAEIGLLPSVGGEGHMSPAAKEILQLNTAIAIKEPSDMTAKALDDLAYEIGGLYNSLAKAYFG from the coding sequence ATGGCAAAGGGGAATCACAAGAGGATACGCGGCAAGCCGCAGATCCACAGCCTGCTGGAGCACTACCAGCCGATCGACGGCGTCGTCGACGAGATGGTGGACGCCGCAGGCAATCCCCGTCCAGTCTGGAAGCATTTTATCGAGGCGCTCGACGAGTTGGGGGCTGAAAAGCTCGGCCAGCGCTTTGCCCGCGCCGACCAGTATCTGCGTGATGCCGGCGTCTACTACCGTGTCTATGACAAGGCCGGCGCCAATGAGCGCGAATGGCCACTGGCGCATGTGCCGCTGCTGATCGAAGACGCCGAATGGGCCGCGATCAGCGCCGGGCTCGTACAGCGGGCCGAGTTGTTCGAGGAAACCGTCGCCGACATCTATGGGCCTAACCGGCTGGTCGAGAAAGGCATCCTGCCGGCGGGGCTGATCGCCGCCAGTCCCGAGTATTTACGGCCTGTCGTGGGCACCATCCCGGCCAATGGCCATTTCCTGCATTTCTGCGCCTTCGAACTCGGCCGCGGGCCTGACGGCCAGTGGTGGGTGCTTGGCGACCGCACGCAGGCGCCATCGGGCGCCGGCTTTGCGCTGGAAAACCGCGTCGCCACCACCCGCGCGCTGTCCGACATCTATGGCGAGATGCATGTGCACCGGCTTGCCGGCTTCTTCCGCCGTTTTCGCGATGCGCTGATCGGCATGGCCACCGACGGCCGCGTCGCCATACTGACGCCGGGGCCGCTCAACGAGACCTACTACGAACACGCCTACATCGCCCGCTATCTCGGCATCATGCTGCTCGAAGGCGAGGATTTAACCGTTTCAGGCGGCAGGCTGATGGTGCGCACCGTCTCCGGCCTGATGCCGATCAGCGTTTTGTGGCGGCGGCTCGATGCCGCTTTCGCCGACCCGCTTGAACTGCGCTCGGATTCGCAGATCGGCACGCCGGGCCTGGTCGAGGCGATCCGCCAGGGTGCGGTCGCGACCGTCAATGCGCTGGGCTCGGGCCTGATGGAAACGCGGGCGCTGCTCGCCTTTCTGCCCAAAATCGTACGCGAATTGCGCGGCGAGGAGTTGCTGCTGCCAAGCGTCGCGACGTGGTGGTGCGGGCAGGAGGCCGAACGTGCCCACGTGCTTGCCAATATCGACCGCATGGTGATCGGGCCGGCGCTGTCGACGCGGCTTGCCTTCGAGGATGATGGCCAGACCACGCTCGGCTCGGCGTTGTCGGCCGGGGAGCGGGCCGAGCTGGTGGCGCGCATCGAACGCGACGGCGGCGCCTTTGTCGGCCAGGAAGCGGTGACGCTGTCGACGACGCCCGTCTTTGTCGGCGGCTGGCTGGAGCCGCGGCCGGCGAGCCTGCGCGTCTATCTGGCGCGAACCCCGGAGGGCTGGACGGTCATGCCGGGCGGGTTTGCCCGGGTTGGCCTGTCGCTCGACCCAACCGCGATCGCCATGCAGCGCGGCGGACAGGCGGCCGATGTCTGGGTGGTCAGCGACCGACCGGTGGAACGCGAAACGCTGCTGCCGCAAGAGGGCGACAGTTTCAGCCGTACCAGGCCAGGCAGCCTGCCCAGCCGCGCGGCGGAGAACCTGACCTGGCTTGGCCGCTATATCGAACGCTCGGAAGACACGGTGCGCATCCTGCGCGCCTATCATGTGCGGCTGGCCGAGACCTCCGACCCGGACATGCCGCTGCTGGCCGACATCAGGGACTATCTCGAACCGTTCGGCATCGACGTTGAGACGGCGATCCCGTCTGGACTGATCGGCACGTTGGACAGCGCGGTCTACAGTGCCGGGCAGATCCGCGACCGTTTCTCACCCGATGGCTGGCTGGCGCTCAAGGACCTGTCGAAGACCATCCATCAGTTCGCCACGACAGTGGCGCCCGGCGACGATGCGACACGGGCCATGACCGTGATCCTGCGCAAGCTCGCCGGGTTCTCCGGCCTGCTGCACGAGAACATGTACCGCTTCGCCGGCTGGCGGTTCCTCGAAATCGGCCGGCGGCTGGAGCGCGGCATCCAGATTGCCCGCACGCTGTCCCGGCTGACCCGCGCCAAGGCGCCGGACGGCGCCCTCGACATGATGCTGGAGATCGGCGACAGCGTGATGACCCATCGCCGGCAATATCCGGTGCAGGCTGGCCGGCGCACGGTGATCGATCTCCTGGCGCTCGACCCGCTGAACCCGCGCTCCATCCTGTTCCAACTCGAAAGGCTGAAGGCCGAGATCGGCCTTTTGCCATCGGTTGGCGGCGAGGGGCACATGTCGCCGGCGGCGAAGGAGATCCTGCAGCTCAACACAGCCATCGCCATCAAGGAGCCTTCGGACATGACGGCAAAGGCGCTGGACGATCTCGCGTATGAAATAGGCGGTCTCTACAACAGCCTCGCCAAGGCCTATTTCGGATAA
- a CDS encoding transglutaminase family protein produces MLYDIRLHLHYDYAAAAGGGRHQIRVLPSTISGVQRVIAASLSFLPAPNERSDFSDFFSNNVTSIAFRDAHDALDIRMSARISVSRPEPGLDVSPDIGRLRQELAATRSLGPASPHHFLVANGHVSIDAAITSYARDSVGNSAVGTAMNLCNRIHRDFTYDGEATTVRTRASDAFKLKRGVCQDFSHIMIAGLRGLGIPAGYVSGFLRTIPPKGKPRLEGADAMHAWVKVWCGRDAGWQEFDPTNGMRASNDHITVGYGRDYSDVAPIVGVLKTTGGQVGEQAVDVIPVALEKA; encoded by the coding sequence ATGCTCTACGACATCAGGCTTCACCTTCATTACGACTACGCTGCTGCCGCCGGTGGCGGCCGCCATCAGATACGCGTGCTGCCATCGACGATATCAGGGGTGCAGCGTGTTATCGCCGCCTCGCTCTCCTTTTTGCCTGCGCCCAATGAACGTTCTGATTTCTCTGACTTTTTCAGCAACAACGTCACCTCGATCGCCTTTCGCGACGCACATGATGCGCTCGACATAAGGATGAGCGCACGCATATCGGTGTCACGGCCCGAGCCGGGGCTCGACGTGTCGCCCGACATCGGCCGGCTCAGGCAGGAACTGGCTGCGACGCGGTCTTTGGGGCCGGCCTCGCCGCATCATTTTCTGGTCGCCAACGGTCATGTGAGCATCGATGCGGCGATCACCTCCTATGCGCGAGACAGCGTTGGCAACTCGGCTGTCGGCACGGCGATGAACCTGTGCAATCGCATCCATCGCGACTTCACCTATGACGGCGAGGCGACCACGGTGCGGACCCGGGCCAGCGACGCCTTCAAATTGAAGCGTGGTGTCTGCCAGGACTTTTCGCACATCATGATCGCCGGCCTGCGCGGTCTCGGCATTCCCGCCGGCTATGTCAGCGGCTTCCTGCGCACCATTCCACCGAAGGGCAAACCCCGGCTGGAGGGTGCCGATGCCATGCATGCCTGGGTCAAGGTATGGTGTGGGCGTGATGCCGGCTGGCAGGAGTTCGACCCGACCAACGGCATGCGGGCCAGCAACGACCACATCACCGTCGGCTATGGCCGAGACTATTCCGATGTCGCGCCGATCGTCGGCGTGCTGAAAACCACCGGCGGACAGGTCGGCGAGCAGGCTGTCGACGTCATTCCGGTCGCGCTCGAAAAGGCGTGA
- a CDS encoding glycosyltransferase family 2 protein, with amino-acid sequence MKAVSVVIPAHNAAKTIASTLASLASEAGVIGEILLVDDASSDGTAAVAMQAAAKLSLPLRVLPANCRDAGGARNVALAQVLHPWVYLIDADDLHLENGLRALLQQAERRPKADMIVGAYRRRVNGQDRQIKVPNGYQTGCLANAAAYVKGDIRSVAVGSVLASRHLIGQTRFPVGLAYDEDTLFWARLMSTASLAMIEQPVMVYEVSPMRSDDRFTIKPVKRFLDWRRELHTLTDCNIPVSALKTREGLVALKIARVHYARGDLATAARFLAVAAAAPKRRSEAWRCLRYRLKLAVRRRLSAPLQMQGAL; translated from the coding sequence TTGAAAGCGGTCAGCGTCGTCATTCCTGCCCACAATGCGGCGAAGACCATCGCTTCGACGCTGGCGTCGCTCGCCAGCGAGGCCGGGGTTATCGGCGAGATACTTCTCGTCGATGATGCATCTTCAGACGGTACAGCTGCCGTGGCGATGCAGGCCGCTGCGAAATTGTCCCTGCCGCTGCGCGTGCTGCCGGCCAATTGTCGCGATGCTGGTGGCGCGCGCAACGTTGCACTGGCGCAGGTGCTGCATCCCTGGGTGTACCTGATCGATGCTGACGATTTGCATCTTGAGAACGGCTTGCGGGCGCTGCTCCAGCAGGCCGAACGCCGGCCAAAAGCCGACATGATCGTTGGCGCTTACCGGCGTCGGGTGAATGGCCAGGACCGGCAGATCAAGGTGCCGAACGGATATCAGACCGGCTGTCTGGCAAACGCCGCGGCCTATGTGAAAGGTGATATCAGGTCGGTCGCGGTGGGCAGTGTGCTTGCATCGCGGCACCTGATCGGCCAAACGCGGTTTCCTGTCGGGCTGGCCTATGATGAGGACACGTTGTTTTGGGCGCGGCTGATGAGCACGGCGTCGCTGGCAATGATCGAGCAGCCTGTGATGGTTTATGAGGTCTCGCCGATGCGCTCCGACGATCGTTTTACGATCAAGCCGGTGAAGCGCTTCTTGGATTGGCGCCGGGAGCTGCACACGCTCACCGATTGCAACATCCCTGTCTCGGCGCTGAAGACAAGGGAGGGGCTGGTCGCCCTCAAGATCGCCCGCGTCCACTATGCGCGTGGTGACCTGGCCACGGCCGCGCGTTTCCTGGCGGTGGCCGCGGCCGCGCCGAAGCGGCGGTCGGAGGCCTGGCGCTGCCTGCGCTACAGGCTCAAGCTCGCGGTGCGGCGCCGGCTGTCGGCTCCGCTTCAGATGCAAGGCGCCTTGTAG
- a CDS encoding DNA topoisomerase IB has protein sequence MLQGSETSRGRSSDQDVASKSAAQISARDAALTYVSDAEPGIRRLKASKGFSYRKPDGRPVSGAVKARIDAIVIPPAWTDVWISPDADGHIQATGRDQRGRKQYRYHPQWAEQRDGVKYSSLVAFAENLAELRRTINSDLRRHGLPFERVVAAVVWLLDNTMIRVGNAAYARDNKSFGLTTLRDRHVDIKGSSLRFAFKGKSGKEWRLKLVDRRIAGIVRGAQDLPGQKLFQYLDEDGNRRPVSSDDVNRYIREAVGDKFSSKHFRTWGGTIHAASLFAQTELPESQAQQKRVMNSVIDKVAERLGNTRAVCRKCYIHPQVFEAWSQGRLLDEMAEANKRKRSIDGLDDEEALVLRWLKTHER, from the coding sequence ATGCTGCAGGGATCCGAAACGTCACGCGGCCGCTCGTCTGATCAAGATGTCGCCTCGAAGAGCGCGGCGCAGATTTCGGCCAGGGACGCCGCGCTGACCTATGTCAGCGATGCCGAGCCCGGCATACGCCGGCTGAAGGCAAGCAAGGGATTTTCCTACAGGAAACCGGACGGGCGACCGGTCTCGGGCGCCGTCAAGGCGCGTATCGACGCGATCGTCATTCCGCCGGCCTGGACGGACGTCTGGATCTCGCCCGACGCAGACGGGCATATCCAGGCGACCGGAAGGGATCAGCGCGGGCGCAAGCAGTATCGCTACCATCCGCAGTGGGCCGAACAACGCGACGGCGTCAAATATTCAAGCCTCGTCGCCTTCGCCGAAAACCTGGCCGAGCTGCGGCGTACGATCAACAGCGATCTGCGCCGTCACGGGCTGCCGTTTGAGCGGGTTGTCGCCGCGGTCGTCTGGCTGCTGGATAACACGATGATCCGCGTCGGCAATGCCGCCTATGCCCGCGACAACAAGAGTTTTGGACTGACGACGCTGCGCGACCGCCATGTCGACATCAAGGGATCGAGCCTGCGCTTTGCCTTCAAGGGCAAATCAGGCAAGGAATGGAGATTGAAGCTGGTCGATCGCCGCATCGCCGGCATCGTGCGGGGCGCGCAGGACCTGCCGGGCCAGAAACTGTTCCAGTATCTCGACGAGGACGGCAACAGACGGCCGGTCAGTTCCGACGACGTCAACCGTTACATCCGCGAGGCGGTTGGCGACAAGTTCAGTTCGAAGCATTTCCGCACCTGGGGCGGCACCATCCATGCCGCGTCGCTGTTTGCGCAGACGGAATTGCCCGAAAGCCAGGCGCAGCAAAAGCGGGTCATGAACAGCGTCATCGACAAGGTGGCCGAGCGGCTGGGCAACACGCGCGCTGTCTGCCGCAAATGCTATATTCATCCGCAGGTTTTCGAGGCCTGGTCGCAAGGCCGACTGCTCGACGAAATGGCAGAAGCCAACAAGCGCAAGCGGTCCATAGACGGCCTTGATGACGAGGAAGCGCTGGTGCTGAGATGGTTGAAGACGCACGAAAGGTGA